From the Deltaproteobacteria bacterium genome, the window TCGCGGCCTGCTCGAAGCTCCAGCCGGGAAGCAGCGGCACAGCGCCCTCCTCGCGCAGAAGCGCGTGCTCGGCCAGCATGCCCTGGAGCCGCCCGCCGAGCGCGGTCTCCATCGCCTCGGCCGTGATCGGCCCCGCGTCCCAGCCCTGGAAGAACGTGCCGGCGACCCGGTCCCCGACACGGAAGCGTGTCACGTCGCGCCCGACCGCGACCACCTCGCCCGCTCCGTCGGAGCAGGGCACGAGCGGCCAGCGGTCGCGGTCCGCGTAGCCGAGCACGTGCAGCAGGTCGCGGTAGTTGAGCGAGACCGCGCGCACGCGCACCAGAAGCTCGCGCGGCCCCGGCGCCAGCGCCGGCCGCTCGCACGCGACCAGCGCGCCGATGCCCCCGTCGCTCCGGATCTCCCAGGCGTTCACGAGTTCCCGGAGATCTGCAGCACGGGGGCGGGCTTGCTCTCGAGCAGGCCCGCGTAGAAGTCGTTGCCCTTGTCGTCGGTGACGATGAACGCGGGGAAGTCCTCGACCTCGATCTTCCAGATCGCCTCCATGCCGAGCTCCTCGTACTCCTGCACGCTCACCTTCTTGATCGAGTGGTCGGCGAGACGCGCGGCCGGGCCGCCGATCGAGCCCAGGTAGAAGCCGCCCCACTTCGCGCACGCGTCGCGGACCTGCTTGCCTCGGTTGCCCTTGGCGAGCATCACCATGCTCCCGCCCTGGCTCTGGAACAGGTCGACGTAGGAGTCCATGCGGCCCGCGGTCGTCGGTCCGAACGAGCCGGACGCGCGGCCCTTCGGCTGCTTGGCGGGGCCGGCGTAGTAGACCATGTGGTCCTTCACGTACTGCGGCAGGCCGGCGCCGGAGTCGAGTCGCTCCTTCAGCTTCGCGTGCGCGATGTCGCGCGCGACGATCATCGGCCCCGAGAGCGAGAGCCGGGTTCCGACCGGGTGTCGCGAGAGCTCGGCCAGGATCTCGCGCATGGGCCTACGCAGGTCGATCTTCACGACCTCGCCGCCGAGCTCGTCGTCGGTCACTTCGGGCAGATACTTCGCGGGGTTCGTCTCGAGCTGCTCGAGGAAGACGCCGTCGCGATTGATCTTGCCCAGGATCTGGCGGTCGGCCGAGCACGAGACGCCGAGCCCGACCGGGCACGACGCGCCGTGTCGCGGCAGGCGGATCACGCGCACGTCGTGCGCGAAGTACTTGCCGCCGAACTGCGCTCCGATTCCCGTCTCGTTGCAGAGCTTCTGCACCTGCTCCTCGAGCGCCAGGTCGCGGAATGCGCGCCCGAGCTCGTTCCCGCGCGTCGGCAGGTCGTCGAGGTAGCGCGCCGAGGCGAGCTTCACG encodes:
- a CDS encoding fumarate hydratase, which translates into the protein MADFTYQPIFEHGHDETPYRKLTSQHVSIQRFADRDVLAVEPEALALLAREALDDVSHLLRPGHLAQLAKILADPEASENDRFVALELLINANIAAGRVLPSCQDTGTAIVMAYKGQQVWTRGDDAEPLSRGIFEAYQLRNLRYSQMAPLDMYTEKNTGTNLPAQIDLYAEPGDEYRFLFMAKGGGSANKTFLYQETKALLNPASLTKFVSEKIRSLGTSACPPYHLALVIGGTSAEQTLKTVKLASARYLDDLPTRGNELGRAFRDLALEEQVQKLCNETGIGAQFGGKYFAHDVRVIRLPRHGASCPVGLGVSCSADRQILGKINRDGVFLEQLETNPAKYLPEVTDDELGGEVVKIDLRRPMREILAELSRHPVGTRLSLSGPMIVARDIAHAKLKERLDSGAGLPQYVKDHMVYYAGPAKQPKGRASGSFGPTTAGRMDSYVDLFQSQGGSMVMLAKGNRGKQVRDACAKWGGFYLGSIGGPAARLADHSIKKVSVQEYEELGMEAIWKIEVEDFPAFIVTDDKGNDFYAGLLESKPAPVLQISGNS